The DNA segment GTTGCCACGGCTCGGTAATAAATAAACCGTGAGCTTTTGCTTGTTAAGCGGTTTCTAGCCTGTTTGATGATATGAGCACTGTGTGCGAGCTATAAAACTACAAAATTGTAACGACTAAAACGTTATTCCTAACTCCTAATTCCGACTATTAAGTCCAAAGCCTCACGCCTCAAAGCTCAACTTGTTCTCGATGTGTAAAGTCAGTGGGTTAATACTTGTGTGAATAACGGCATGAAATTGTACCCCTCTTATTATCCCTGATTTTGTATGCCTAGATTTTTCACGTCTTAGGAGTTTGTATTAACCGTTGCAGCGGTATTTTCCGGCTTTTTAACTGATGCACTCTAATTTATGTGCGTTAACTTATGCTCTCAAAAGCAGCTTTCTATCGTGCCACTCTTTGGCCAATTTAGATTTCTAGTTTTTACCAGTTTTCTTAGTGATGTTTGGTAAATCATCATTCTTTACCATGTGCTCATCTTAACGACATCGGTGATTACGAACGCAGTTATCACAGGTTTGTTAAGTGACCTTAAAGTCAGTTTGACCAAGAGAACGTCATCAATTTCAACTGACATTAATCGCCACTGACAACGGATGAGGTGGTAACTCAGGCAAGAAGCCTTAGTTTATTTACATAGAGAGAATGAATCATGAAAAAAGTTTTACTAACAAGCGTGTTATCTTCGGTTTTAGCTGTTTCTGCAATGGCCGTTTCACACACAGCAAGTGCTAGCGATTTTACTATCAACCCAATGGTTGGTGCCTCAAAAAACAAGGCTATGGGCACTAATGTGGCTGCGGGTCTAGAGGCCGGTTATAAAGATTTTATCCTAGGTTATACCTATACCAGTGAAACAGATAAGCGCAGCAATACAGAGAGTTTTGGATTTGATGACGGAGATACTGCCCCTGATTGGCGTAGCTTTGATGCATCTTTATACACCACAGAAAAATATAAAGCGCATACTTTATATGTCGGTTATCAGTTTGCTGTAGGCCCTGGCCACCTAGCCGTTAAAGCGGGTGCCGATTTTTCCAAATATAGCGCTAACGCAGGGTTTGATGTTATTGAATACAACCAAGGTGGAACTTTAAATAAAGCTGGTATGGGATTAGAAGCCAAAAGCAATACAGTAGTCAGCCCAATGGTGGGAGTGGGCTATTACTTGGATAATGGGCTTAACTTTAATGTGCATTACACCTTCCAAAATGGCGCAAGAGATATGAAGTACTCGGCAAGCGGTTATAACAATAGTAAGCCAGAGGCTGTCTCCTTAGGGCGAGCAAAGAATGACTTAGAAAATAAAGATTTTGGTACTTGGATGTTTACAGTCGGTTACCGCTTCTAATTGCATTTTTAAATATGACATTGTAAGGGCGCCTAAGGGCGCTCTTTTGCTTAATTGGAGTTTACAGATGAACAAGCATCTCGGTGTAGCGGCTGTTTTAGTCGTGCTATTAATTTTGATTTTTGGCTGCAGTCAGCGAAGCGCCAATTCTAAGGCAAGTATGTCCAACCCCGCATCTGACTATTGTGTGTCACTTGGTGGTGAGTTAGCCATAAAGAAAGGCAAAGACGGGCAGATAGGAGTCTGTAAGTTACCTGATGGGCAGATTATGGAGGAGTGGTTACTGTATCGCCGCGATCATAACTATGATGTTGTGAGGCATGAGTAAGGATTTTAATTGAAGCAGACTGATGCTAAAAAAACTGCGATGGTCCAGAGATCCCATCGCAGCAAAAGCTGATTTAAGGTGCATTTAGTGTTTCCACTGAGGCTGTGTTTACCTCAGGTTAAAAGTAAACTCATCGCTAATTCATGGTTAGTACCTGAGTGCTTGAGTCTTGTATATATTGCCATTCAGAATACTGCGGAGCTTGGCCCTCATAGAACCAAATAACGGCAATGAGCTGGCTTTCATGATTGGCTACTTTGACCTCTTTGCTGAGTTTACCTTGAGTTAGTGGCCCTCTAAAAAGACAGGAATCAAAGTTAACCGAGTAGCCATCACCTTGCGCTTGGTAATCATCACACAGTGAAAAGTAACCTCTTTGAATGCTGTCTTTATCGACATCTATCGTCAACATATAAGCTGACTCAAGCTTGTTATCGGCATCAACCACCAGATCGTCCAGTGAGGTTGGGTCCGGAGCGGGATCTTCGGTTGTGGTAGTCGTGGTTGTCGTTGTCGTTGTCGTTGTTGTTTCAACTGGAACCGGAGTCTCGGGAGCGGCGTCATCGCCCCCTCCGCCACAAGCTGTGATAAGCAGCGCGCAACATACCATCAAGCCATATGGGATATTGATGATTTTCTCGAATCGGATTTTCATGGCATGCTCCATTAGTCGTTAAAGGTTAATGATTCAGTGGCATTTTCATACCAAGTTGGGTTGGTAGCACCGCTACTATCTGCTGCAAAATCGACGAACTCGCTATAAGCATCGTCCAGACGAACTTTCTCCTTCGGGTGCTTCCAAGTTACTGGGATCTCGATAGCCCAAGCCATGCCGTTTTCATCTTGGAAGTATTGAGAAGCGCTAGGGGTCGATGCATCATCTCGGGCACCAAAGTAGTTAGTCGAGAACTTGTCTGTAGGAGCCTGATTCTTCAGGTGGATCTCTAATTGACGACCAGGATTGGCACCGACGACATTTTTCGCAGCCAGACCATGATCGGTATTGGGCGTGGCAAAGATAAATGGATCATAGGGAAATGCAGGTACAAGGTTCTCATCCACTGGGCTTTCAAAGGGGATCTCGAATGACCAAGTGGTTCTGTAGGCGGTCTCACAACCCGTTTCGGTTCTAAGGTACTGGCAACCTTGCTCTAGTGTGACGTACTGTTTTAGATCTTGGGTGAAGACAAATACCGCATTAGACTGTCCTGTTTCGAGGGGGGAGTCCATTTGTTCAATGCCATCTATCGACCAGCTGATGACAGATTCTTTTATTTTGCTGCGTTCGACACCGGGTAGGTGAACGGCAAAACCATTATGGTAGGCGGCTCCCATCGCGGCCAGTTGGGCCTCAAAGCCGATGCGTCTTACTTGATTGTTTTTGACATATTCGATAAGACGTAGCTGAATCACCACATCATTCATATCGAAATCCCCCTGATCTGGATAGAGATCCTCATAGGCAAGGGTGGTATAAGTGGAAGACGAGGGGTAGTAATTAATGGTCACTCCGGTTTCTGTTATTGTGACGGCATAATCCTCGACCTCGCCGTCACCGACACCACCTGTTGGGTTAATCACTTGTTGAGTACTTAAACGAAAGCGTGCCCAAGTTGAGCCAGCCTTTGCCCAGCTCGGCACATCGATACTAAGGGTGTTTTGTCCATCATTGAGGCTTTCACCCGTAATGACCTGCTCATCGGAGCTAAAGCTGCCGTCCCTGTCCCAGTCGAACCAAGCATTTAGGTAGCCGTCACTACCTTTGGCGGTGATCAGTAAAATAGCGCTTTCGCCTACTTCGAACCCCGTCGGCATAGAGACACCATCTTCATCGTCAGAGTTATCACTCGTGTCATCACTCAATGGTGATGGGTAGCCGTTGGACTCATTATCGACGCTGGCACCTAAATATAGGTCCTCGCTCATGGTGTGCCTTGCTCCGTTGGAGTCTAAGAGGGTGCCATAGCTGTCAGGGGCATCACCAAAGTCGACATCATCGCCAATAATGACTTCGGCTAAAGCACAGCGGGCACCATCATTACTTGAGGAGGCTGGGCCATAGGCGAACAGTACTGCACTAGGTGAGGGGGAATTCACGTTGAGTTTGTAGATATAACCATTGCTGTTATTACTGAAATAGAGATTACCATTAGGATCGAAGAACTGCGCACCAAAGGTAAAGCTGCCGGAATCCGATGTAATGACGGTACCTAGGTTTGATGCCTCACCCGTGGCGGGGTCTATTTTTAACAGCTTACCTATTGAGCCATTACTGATACTGTACATATAGCCATCGCTAGGATGAAAGGCAAAGTCGGTAATATTGTAGGTGGCGAAGTTGATACTCCCTGGAATGACGGTCATGGAGTAACTTGCAGGGTTATCCAATGGGATTTTAAATAGCCCCTTACCTTTCCTATAGCCATACCAAACATTCTCATTGATGGCGATATCGCCCACAAAGAAGTTGCCAGCAGTTGAAGCAGAGGAGTCTTTCACGACCGATAGCGCAGCTATCTGATAGTCGATACCGGTCCGGCCTAAAGAACCACTAGCGTAATCCCAACCGTAGAGATAATTGTCATGATAGTTAAAACCTACGCCGTTATATCCGTTACCTGTCCCCATATCCTCCGATAACACAACATAGCTACCGGTCGCGAGATTCACGCCATAGCTCTTAGGTGTGTTTGATTGCTTTTGAATAACGAAAGCCTCAGTAGGGCATGCACTAAATGGGTCGGATGCACTAACATTTTCTGAAATGAAGAGCCCGAAGAGTAAGGCTAAGCTGCAGCTAAATGGAATGGGTTTGGATATTCTCATAATGCATCTCTCACGGTTATATTATCTGTTGTGATGAGATAATGCATAAGATGTGCCGCTGGCTATTGTCGTTTTATTTCAAAATGTTAGCTTAAGTTGGTTATATTCCCTCTTTGACTCGAAGATATTTTTTTTTGCATTTTGCGAATATTAATTGAGCTCGAAGTCAAGCAATGAGGACTCAACTCTAGAGAGCCATAATGGGCTAGAATTATACTTATGAAGGTTATTTGTAACGGATAAATAGTGCTCTTCTTATCCGCCGTTCTACGCTAAATCGTTAAATACTTCTTGGGCGAGTAGGCCTCTTATACTAATCAGCATAAGAAGTTAATCTGCTCGGAGTGTTTTTTGGCAAACTAATTCAAGATGGATTACATAATGGTTGGTATTACGTTCGATAGACCATACTTGTTGCACTGCATTATTAAGAATGACTTGGAGCAAGTGCTTAACAGTGTTAAGTTTCTTTGCTGTAACATTTTGTTAACCATCTAAGCAAGGGGAGTGTATGTCTAGGATGCGCATAGGGATAGTGTGCCACCCCAGTATAGGTGGTTCAGGCTTGGTTGCAACTGAGCTAGGGTTAGGACTGGCTCAGTTAGGACATGAGGTGCACTTTATTTCGAGTGTGCGTCCTTTTAAGTTAATAGAAGATTCTAATCATCTTTTTTTTCACTCCGTAGAGGCAATTAATTACCCTCTGTTCTCCGATCCTCTTTATACATTCGCACTAACTGCAAAAATAGTTGAGGTGGTGGAGCAATTTAAGCTCGATATTGTCCACGCACATTACTCTATTCCTCACTCACTATGTGCTTATTTAGCCGGTGAGATCACTGAACATAAATTTCCCACAATCACTACGATTCATGGTACAGATGTCACCATTGTTGGCCAAGATAAGCCGCTCTATCCTCTAAATCGTTTTAGTATTCATAAAAGTACTAAAGTCACTACGGTATCTAATTATCAGCGTAACTATATTTATAGTCATTTCGATAAGACAAAGGCGATAGATGTTATTCATAACTTCATCGATTTAGCTGTTTTTTCACCAGAGTTCGCCAATATTCATACTCGTAGGAAGATGGCTTTTGATGATGAAAAAATCGTCATGCATGTATCGAACTTCAGGCCACTAAAAAATAGCGATACGGTTATCCGAGCATTTTATATTTTACGCAAAAAGGTGAAGGCGCGCTTGGTGCTGCTCGGCAGTGGCCCGGATATCGATGGCATTAAGCAACAGTGTGAA comes from the Shewanella halifaxensis HAW-EB4 genome and includes:
- a CDS encoding putative hemolysin, encoding MNKHLGVAAVLVVLLILIFGCSQRSANSKASMSNPASDYCVSLGGELAIKKGKDGQIGVCKLPDGQIMEEWLLYRRDHNYDVVRHE
- a CDS encoding LruC domain-containing protein translates to MRISKPIPFSCSLALLFGLFISENVSASDPFSACPTEAFVIQKQSNTPKSYGVNLATGSYVVLSEDMGTGNGYNGVGFNYHDNYLYGWDYASGSLGRTGIDYQIAALSVVKDSSASTAGNFFVGDIAINENVWYGYRKGKGLFKIPLDNPASYSMTVIPGSINFATYNITDFAFHPSDGYMYSISNGSIGKLLKIDPATGEASNLGTVITSDSGSFTFGAQFFDPNGNLYFSNNSNGYIYKLNVNSPSPSAVLFAYGPASSSNDGARCALAEVIIGDDVDFGDAPDSYGTLLDSNGARHTMSEDLYLGASVDNESNGYPSPLSDDTSDNSDDEDGVSMPTGFEVGESAILLITAKGSDGYLNAWFDWDRDGSFSSDEQVITGESLNDGQNTLSIDVPSWAKAGSTWARFRLSTQQVINPTGGVGDGEVEDYAVTITETGVTINYYPSSSTYTTLAYEDLYPDQGDFDMNDVVIQLRLIEYVKNNQVRRIGFEAQLAAMGAAYHNGFAVHLPGVERSKIKESVISWSIDGIEQMDSPLETGQSNAVFVFTQDLKQYVTLEQGCQYLRTETGCETAYRTTWSFEIPFESPVDENLVPAFPYDPFIFATPNTDHGLAAKNVVGANPGRQLEIHLKNQAPTDKFSTNYFGARDDASTPSASQYFQDENGMAWAIEIPVTWKHPKEKVRLDDAYSEFVDFAADSSGATNPTWYENATESLTFND
- the bshA gene encoding N-acetyl-alpha-D-glucosaminyl L-malate synthase BshA, whose protein sequence is MSRMRIGIVCHPSIGGSGLVATELGLGLAQLGHEVHFISSVRPFKLIEDSNHLFFHSVEAINYPLFSDPLYTFALTAKIVEVVEQFKLDIVHAHYSIPHSLCAYLAGEITEHKFPTITTIHGTDVTIVGQDKPLYPLNRFSIHKSTKVTTVSNYQRNYIYSHFDKTKAIDVIHNFIDLAVFSPEFANIHTRRKMAFDDEKIVMHVSNFRPLKNSDTVIRAFYILRKKVKARLVLLGSGPDIDGIKQQCEKLGILKHVTFMGDVTHVEHYLPNADCMIQPSYRESFSMVLLEAMACAVPTVSSNVDGIPEVVDNAKTGFMFDPDDAIGMAKAMTQILTEPQKKTKMGQAGRQRAANLFNPKDKIAQYLACYLEAIDDCCSKCSSEPALQGGTNEQ